TGCAAAGTGAACTCGGAGCACTTTGATCCTGTGCTGCAGCTAGCATTTATTTTgctgtttcaggtgaatttcgaaGCCGCAATGTTGCAAATGATGTGAACTCTTGCAGTACCGTAGAGAATGCTGTAAATACTGCATGGCAAAATAGCCGGAAGCCTGGCAATCTCTTCTCCTACTTTTGATGGAGAGAACTCTTGCACCGAGTAGTAAGGCCTTTTTTTCTCTGGGTTTCCTGCATAATATGCATATTccagaaaaaaaagttattctgCGATTAACAGGGTACATATCTGACAAATATTAAAATTTGTCTGTTACAATTTTAATAATTCTACACGTTTCTGCGAAAATTTGTTAAATTTGTACTGTTCAGTGAAACACAACCTCCGTGTCTTTGGCGTTGATAAACTCACCAAGTGAGTTTTTGTTGCCTCGGTGTACTATTGAGGTCGAGAAGTGTTATAGTTTCTTTAATGAATGTACCGAGCAGAACCTGAAAAGTTTAAATTCTTGCTTCACCTTTGTAGTCGCTAATTTGACAATCTGTCACACACAATGACATCTTCTAATTAAGCTGCTACTGAGTGTGCTGCAGGTACCATCATGTATAAACGGGCGAAGACAATGACCTGTCTTTACGGCTTATAGAACATAGTGGGCTAGAACACGTATAGAAAACATCTCGAATA
The genomic region above belongs to Amblyomma americanum isolate KBUSLIRL-KWMA chromosome 9, ASM5285725v1, whole genome shotgun sequence and contains:
- the LOC144103226 gene encoding uncharacterized protein LOC144103226 isoform X3, with protein sequence MHKTGIASSPLSSLCDHASEQGGSAPVGDVDDRTLPHLKSTVHVIKSANFTGNPEKKRPYYSVQEFSPSKVGEEIARLPAILPCSIYSILYGTARVHIICNIAASKFT